A DNA window from Branchiostoma lanceolatum isolate klBraLanc5 chromosome 17, klBraLanc5.hap2, whole genome shotgun sequence contains the following coding sequences:
- the LOC136422954 gene encoding chymotrypsin B-like encodes MIWLLCVLSLASYAKAQSCGGTFTTSSGTAASPNYPNSYGHDLRCEYVFPANGQLLQITFNSFQLEAASSWTGSCYDTVTCYEGNNLLGEHCGSDTPATITTRSEVRIVFSTDYSVAASGFSLSFSRGGEIVTTTTLPPPTFAPVVPGSCGAPAVTPITVAETLRYDQAQSRIVNGIEAKEHSWPWQVSLQQSTGWHYCGGSLVNENWVVTAAHCDPTISSDYVVLGEHDRGSGTESTQRLRIGRKICHPQYNSNTIDYDICLLKLATPAVFNDHVHPVCLGDSGDEASFPAGMDCLTSGWGLQDASDSTTPNKLQQAIKPLIGKSTCQTAWGSVNSITDRMICAGMGPNGASSCMGDSGGPLVCQKASEGNAWHLVGVVSWGSSQCSSSYPAVYARVTNLRQWLDTTMANN; translated from the exons ATGATCTGGCTCCTGTGTGTCCTTTCTCTGGCGTCCTACGCCAAGG CCCAAAGTTGTGGTGGAACTTTCACCACTTCTAGCGGCACTGCGGCCTCGCCCAACTACCCGAACAGCTACGGCCACGACCTGAGATGTGAGTACGTCTTCCCCGCTAACGGCCAACTGCTGCAGATCACCTTCAACAGCTTCCAGTTGGAGGCAGCCAGCTCTTGGACCGGCAGCTGCTACGACACCGTCACATGCTACGAAGGGAACAACCTTCTTG GAGAGCACTGCGGGTCTGACACCCCGGCCACCATTACCACCCGATCGGAAGTTCGCATCGTCTTTTCCACCGACTACAGCGTCGCAGCTTCCGGATTCTCCCTTTCGTTCAGTCGCGGCGGTGAAATTGTCACCACCACCACCCTCCCTCCTCCCACCTTCGCTCCTGTTGTCCCTG GCTCATGTGGAGCACCTGCCGTCACGCCCATCACCGTCGCGGAGACGCTGCGGTACGACCAGGCCCAGAGCCGCATCGTCAACGGAATAGAAGCCAAGGAACACAGCTGGCCCTGGCAGGTGTCTCTTCAA CAATCCACAGGCTGGCACTACTGCGGTGGTTCTCTTGTGAACGAGAACTGGGTCGTCACTGCAGCTCACTGTGATCCCAC CATTTCCTCTGATTACGTTGTCTTGGGAGAGCACGACAGGGGCAGTGGCACCGAGTCCACCCAGCGCCTGCGCATTGGCAGAAAGATCTGCCACCCTCAGTACAACTCCAACACCATCGACTACGACATCTGCCTGCTGAAGCTGGCCACCCCCGCCGTGTTCAACGACCATGTCCACCCCGTCTGTCTGGGAGATAGCGGTGATGAGGCCTCCTTCCCGGCTGGGATGGACTGCCTCACTTCTGGCTGGGGACTCCAGGATGCCTCAG ATTCCACCACCCCCAACAAACTGCAGCAGGCTATCAAACCCCTGATCGGTAAGTCGACATGTCAGACTGCATGGGGAAGTGTCAACAGCATCACTGACCGCATGATCTGCGCAGGAATGGGGCCCAATGGAGCCAGCTCATGCATG GGTGACTCTGGTGGCCCGCTGGTGTGTCAGAAGGCATCGGAAGGCAATGCCTGGCACCTGGTGGGAGTTGTGTCCTGGGGAAGCTCCCAGTGCAGCTCCTCCTATCCTGCTGTGTATGCACGCGTCACCAATCTCCGCCAGTGGCTGGACACCACCATGGCCAACAACTAA